The following are encoded together in the Arcticibacterium luteifluviistationis genome:
- a CDS encoding TetR/AcrR family transcriptional regulator: protein MPLTKTNKEEIIQTALSVFRKNGYYNTSMSDLATACGLQKGSFYHYFASKEVLMGEVLKTVQSYLDYAVFSIAKQTDLAPRDRMEKMLLKLGKVLLSQEGGCIVGNTTLEVAAQNVIFKDTLKAIFDSWKNALKIIFMEKYPEGTSNRLAEQSVMEFEGAVMFSQLYQTDQYLKDAFVRTLSKMK, encoded by the coding sequence ATGCCTTTAACAAAAACCAACAAAGAAGAAATCATTCAAACGGCCTTAAGCGTGTTCCGGAAAAATGGTTATTACAACACTTCCATGAGTGACTTGGCTACTGCCTGTGGTTTACAGAAAGGTAGTTTCTACCATTATTTTGCGTCCAAAGAGGTCTTAATGGGAGAGGTTCTAAAAACTGTGCAAAGCTATCTTGACTACGCTGTTTTCTCCATCGCAAAACAAACTGATTTAGCTCCTAGAGACAGAATGGAAAAAATGCTTTTAAAGCTCGGTAAGGTTCTACTGTCGCAAGAAGGAGGCTGTATTGTGGGAAACACCACATTAGAAGTAGCTGCACAAAACGTCATTTTTAAAGACACGCTAAAGGCTATTTTTGATTCATGGAAAAATGCCCTCAAAATAATTTTCATGGAAAAATACCCAGAAGGCACTTCCAATAGACTAGCAGAACAGTCTGTCATGGAATTTGAAGGAGCTGTAATGTTTAGTCAGCTTTATCAAACAGACCAATACCTTAAAGATGCCTTTGTACGTACGCTTTCAAAAATGAAATAA